Genomic DNA from Streptomyces sp. AM 2-1-1:
CGGTCGTGCGCCCCCGGGAGAGCGCCTTCGCGAGCAGCTTCTCGCTGTACGCCTTGCCCCTCGCGGCGGCCTCGGTGGTGACGTCCTTGAGGACCACCTCGATACCGGCCCGGGCGCAGGAGTACGCGATGCCGGCGCCCATCATTCCGGCGCCGAGCACGGCGACCTTGCGGACCGTGCGGCGCTCGACGCCCACGGGGCGGCTGGCACCGGAGTTGACCGCCTGGAGGTCGAAGAAGAACGCCTGGATCATGTTCTTGGCGACCTGGCCGGTGACCAGTTCGGTGAAGTAGCGGGACTCGATCGTCTGCGCGGTCTCGAAGTCGACCTGCGAGCCCTCGACGGCCGCCGCCAGGATGTTGCGCGGCGCGGGCATCGGGGCCCCGGCGAGCTGTTTCCTGAGGTTGGCCGGGAAGGCCGGGAGGTTGGCGGCGAACCGGGGGTGGGAGGGGGTGCCGCCGGGAATCCGGTACCCCTTCACGTCCCAGGGCTGCTGGGACTCGGGGTGCGCGTCGATGAAGGCGCGGGCCTTGGCCAGCATCTCCTCGCGGGTGGCGGCCACGTCGTGGACCAGGCCGTTCTCCAGCGCGCGTGCCGGGGTGTACCGGGTGCCCTGGAGCAGCACCTTGAGCAGCGCGTCGGCGATGCCCATGAGGCGTACGGTGCGGGTGACGCCGCCGCCCGCCGGGAGCAGGCCGAGGGTGACCTCGGGCAGACCGATCCGGGAGCCGGGCGCGTCCAGCGCGATCCGGTGGTGGCAGGCGAGGGCGATCTCGTAACCGCCTCCGAGGGCCGCGCCGTTGATGGCCGCGACGACGGGGATGCCGAGGGTCTCGATGCGCCGGAGCGAGCGTTTGATGGCCATCCCGGTGTCGAAGACGGCCTGGGCGTCCTCGGGGCGGGCCTTGATCATGTCCTTGAGGTCGCCGCCGGCGAAGAAGGTCTTCTTCGCGGAGGTGACGATGATGCCGCGGAGGTTCTCCCTCTCGGCCTCGGCGCGGTCGGCGATCGCCGCGACGGACCGGGTGAAGGCCTGGTTCATCGTGTTGGCGGACTGGTCGGGGTCGTCGAGGACGAGGGTGACGACTCCGGTCCCGTCGTCTTCCCAGCGGATGGTGGTGCTCTCGGTCATGGGGTTCTTCTCCGTAGGCAGGCGGGCGTGGCGGGGGACGGGGCTGGCCGGGGGGTGTCGGACGCGTGGAGGCGCGAGGTCACGGCCGCGCGCCCCACACCCTCAGAGCCGTTCGACGACGGTGGCGACGCCCATGCCGCCGCCCACGCAGAGCGTGACGAGTCCGTACCGCAGGTCGCGCCGTTCCAGTTCGTCGACGACGGTGCCGAGGATCATCGCGCCGGTGGCGCCGAGCGGGTGGCCGAGCGCGATGGCTCCGCCGTTGACGTTGACCTTGTCCAGGTCGATGCCCATGTCGCGGACGAAGCGCAGCACGACTCCGGCGAAGGCCTCGTTGATCTCGACGAGGTCGATGTCGTCGATGGTGAGCCCGGCCTTGGCGAGCGCCTTGCGGGTGGCGGGGGCGGGGCCGGTGAGCATGATGGTGGGCTCGGAGCCGGAGACGGCGGCGGAGACGATCCGCGCGCGCGGGGTGAGGCCGTAGCGCTCCCCGACCTCCTGGGAGCCGATCGCGACGAGCGCGGCTCCGTCCACGATCCCGGAGGAGTTTCCGGCGTGGTGGACGTGGTCGATCCTCTCGACCCAGTGGTACTTCTGCAGGGCCACCGCGTCGAAGCCGCCCATCTCGCCGATGGTGGCGAAGGAGGGCTTGAGGGAGGCGAGCGAGTCGGCGGTGGTGCCGGGGCGCAGGTGCTCGTCGTGGTCGAGCACGACGAGGCCGTTGCGGTCCTTGACGGGCACCACGGAACGGCCGAAGCGGCCCTCCTTCCATGCCTCGGCGGCACGCTCCTGGGAGAGTGCGGCGTACTCGTCGACGGCGCGGCGCGAGAAGCCCTCGATGGTGGCGATGAGGTCGGCGCCGATCCCCTGCGGGGCGAATCCGGTCTCGAAGCTGGTCATCGGGTCCATCGCCCAGGCACCGCCGTCCGAGCCCATGGGGACGCGGGACATGGACTCGACGCCACCGGCGAGGATGAGGTCCTCCCAGCCCGAACGGACCTTCGCGGCGGCGAGGTTGACGGCTTCGAGCCCGGAGGCGCAGAAGCGGTTCTCCTGGACGCCGGCGACGGAGTCCGGGAGTCCGGCCGCGATGGCGGCGATCCGCGCGATGTCGGAGCCCTGGTCGCCGAGCGGGCTGACGACACCGAGGACGATGTCGTCGACGGCCGCCGGATCGAGATCCGGGAAGCGGCGGAGGGTCTCGTGGATGAGGCCGACGACCAGGTCGATCGGCTTGGTGCCGTGCAGGGCCCCATTGGCCTTGCCGCGACCGCGCGGGGTGCGGATCGCGTCGTAGACGAACGCTTCGGTGCTCAAGACAACAGCCTTTCGGGGGAAGGTGCTCGGGGTTCCGGGGTGCGGGCGGGCGTCCGGGTTCAGGAGAGCAGGGAGCGGCCGATGATCTCCTTCATGATCTCGGTCGTCCCGCCGTAGATGGTCTGGATGCGGCCGTCGGTGTAGGCCCTGGCCACCGGGAACTCCGCCATGTAGCCGTACCCGCCGTGCAGTTGGAGACAGCGGTCGGCCACCCGCTTCTGAAGTTCGGTCGCCCACCACTTGGCCATCGAGGCGTGCACCGCGTCGAGCGTGCCGTCCGCGTGCTCGACAATGCACCGGTCGAGGAAGGTGCGGGTGACGGCACACTCGGTGGCCATCTCGGCGATCTCGAAGCGGACGTGCTGGAGCTTGGAGAGCGGACGGCCGAACGCCTCGCGCTCCTTGACGTACCGGGTGGTGATCTCCAGCAGGTGTTCCGCGGCGGCGATGCCCGCGACCGCGATGCCCATGCGCTCCTGGGCCAGGTTGGTCATCAGGTGGAGGAAACCGCCGTGGAGTTCGCCGAGGAGGTTCTCCTTGGGTACCCGGACGTCATGGAAGAAGAGTTCGGCGGTGTCCTGGGACTTCTGGCCGATCTTCTCGAGGTTGCGGCCGCGCTCGAAGCCGGCCGCGCCGCGTTCGACCACCAGGAGGGAGAGCCCTTTGGCCCCACCCTCGGGGGCGGTGCGGGCGACCACGACCACCAGGTCGGCGAGGATGCCGTTGGAGATGAAGGTCTTGGAGCCGTTGAGGAGCCAGTGGTCGCCCCGGTCCTCGGCGGTGGTCCGGATGCCCTGGAGGTCCGAGCCGGCACCCGGTTCGGTCATGGCGATGGCGGTGACGGTCTCGCCGGAGCAGAAGCCCGGCAGCCAGCGCCGCTTCTGCTCGGGGGTGGAGAGCCGGGTGAGGTAGGGGCCGACGATGTCGTTGTGGAGGCCGAGGGCGAGGCCGCTGACCCCGGCCCGGGTGAACTCCTCAGCCAGTACGGCGCTGTAGCGGAAGTCGTCGTTGCCGCCGCCGCCGAACTCCTCGGGGACCGCGAGGCCGAGCAGCCCCTGCCGGCCCGCCGCGCGCCACGCCTCGCGCGAGACGATGCCGTCGTTCTCCCACTGTTCGTAGTGCGGGAGGACCTCCTTGGCGAGGAAGGTGCGGACGGTCTCACGGAACACGTCGTGTTCCGGGGCGAAGATCTGCCGGTTCACCGGGCCTCCTGGAGTGGCGTCGGGTCGGTGCGGTCCGGCCGGTCCGGCACGGTGCCGGTGGCCGCGGTGCCTGAGCGTCGTCTCCGGGCGGCCGGTGCGCGGGGGTCACCCTTCATCCGGCGACACCTCCGGCCGCTCGTCGAGCAGGTCCGGCACGCCCCACTCCGCGGCCACCGACTGAGCGCCGGTACCGGGCAGGGCGGGGGCGGTGCGTACGGCGGTGGGGGTGGCCGAGAAGCGCGGGGCGGGGGCGGGCTGGGTGATCCCGGCGTGCTCCACGAAGGTGGCGCGGGCCGCGAGGTGCGGGTGCGCCGGCGCTTCGCGCAGGGAGAGGACCGGGGCGACGCAGGCGTCGGTGGATGCGAACACCTCGGTCCACTCGGCACGGGTACGCGTACGGAAGCGGTCCGCGACCGCGGTGCGCAGCTCCTCCCACCGGGCGAGGTCCGCACGGTCGGGCACCGTGTCGGGGAGGCCGAGGAGCGCGCTGAACTCGTCGTAGAACCGCTGTTCCAGCGGTCCGACGGCCATGGCCTCGCCGTCCGAGGTGGCGTAGGTGCCGTAGAAGGGGCAGCCGCCGTCGAGGAGGTTGGAGCCGCGCCGGTCCTGCCAGGCGCCGGCCGCCAGCATGCCGTGGATCATCGTGGCGAGGTGGGCGGCGCCGTCGACGATCGCGGCGTCCACGACCTGGCCGCCGCCGTCGGGGGTCCGGGCGTGCTGGAGGGCGGCCAGCACGCCGACCACGAGGTAGAGCGAGCCGCCCGCGTAGTCGCCGAGGAGGTTGGCCGGGACGGCGGGGGGTTCGCCGGGGCGCCCGATCATGGAGAGGGTGCCGGTGGGCGCGAGGTAGGAGATGTCGTGCCCGGCGCGCTGGGCGAGCGGCCCTTCCTGGCCCCAGCCCGTCATCCGCCCGTAGACGAGCCGGGGGTTGCGGCCGAGACAGGCGTCGGGGCCCACTCCGAGCCGTTCGGCGACGCCGGGGCGGTACCCCTCGATCAGGATGTCGGCGCGTTCGACCAGGGCGAGGACGGCGGACGCGCCCGCCCCGGTCTTGAGGTCGAGCACGACGGAGCGCTTGTTGCGGTTGGTCAGGTCGCGGGCGGGGTCGATGCCGAGCACGGCACCGCCCGGCCGGTCCACCCGGACCACGTCGGCGCCCAGGTCGGCGAGCAGCATCGCGGCGAACGGGCCGGGCCCGATGCCCGCCAGCTCCACGACCCGCACACCGGCCAGCGGACCGTTCCCGGTCGCGGTCATCCAGGGCCTCTCCTTCTGATCGCGCCGGGGCCCGGGTCCCCGGCACCGGACCCCTGCTCCCCAGCCCTGTCCGGACGAAGGACCCGAGCCCTCAGCGGTATGACACAACCGATGTAACATCGACGATGCTAAGAACGACCGCCGCTCCGCACAAGGCTTTTCGCCGAGCGAGCGCTTAGTTTTGACGTTTCCCATGGTGCACCGTCACACGCCGTCCCGCACCGAGTGCCACGCACCACCCGATGGCCTCGGCGGCCGACCACCCGGAACCACCCCGGAAGAGGCACGCATGAAGAGGCATCACGGATCGGAACGCCCCTACGACGTCGTGCTGTACGGCGCCACCGGCTTCGTCGGCACCCTGACCGCCGCGTACCTGGCGGCGCACGCTCCCGAAGGGGTGCGCTGGGCGCTCGCCGGGCGCAGTCGCGGCAAGCTGGAGCGGCTGCGCGCGGAACTGGCCGCGGGCCACCCGCGGCGACCGGAGCCCGCGCTCCTCGTCGCCGACGCCGACGACCCCCGCGCACTGCGTGAACTCGCCCTCTCCGCAAGGGCGGTCGCCACCACCGTCGGACCCTTCCTGACGTACGGGAACGCCCTCGTCGCGGCATGCGCCGGGGCGGGTACGGACTATCTGGACCTCACCGGCGAGGCCGAGTTCATCGACCGGACCTGGCTCGACCACGACGCGCTCGCCCGGGAGACCGGGGCGCGCCTGGTGCATGCCTGCGGCTTCGACTCGGTGCCCCACGACCTCGGCGCGTACTTCACCGTCCGGCAGTTGCCGGCGGGCGTGCCGCTGCGCGTCGACGCCTTCGTCCGTACCCGTGCCGTCTTCTCCGGGGGCACGTTCGCCTCGGCGGTGAACGCGATGGGCCGGGGCCGGCAGATGCTGGCCGTCGCCCGGGAGCGCCGGGCGCGCGAGCCGCGGCTCACCGGCCGTCGTGTCCGCACCCCGCTCGGGGCGCCGCACTTCAGCGCGGCCACCGGCACCTGGGCGCTGCCGCTGCCGACCGTGGACCCGCAGATCGTGGGCCGTTCGGCACGCGCGCTGGAGTGCTACGGCCCCGACTTCCGCTACCGGCACTTCGCCTCGGTGAAACACCTGCCGGTCGCACTGGGCGGGACGGCGGGCACGGCGGCCCTCGTCGCGGCGGCCCAACTGCCCGCTGCCCGCAACTGGCTGACCGGCCGCTACCGGGCGGGTGAGGGGCCGGACGAGGCCCGCCGCAAGCGGAGCCGGTTCACGGTCCGCTTCGTCGGTGAGGGGGGCGGCCGACGGGTCTTCACCGAGGTCTCGGGCGGCGATCCGGGGTACGACGAGACGGCGCGGATGCTCGGCGAGGCCGCTCTCTGTCTCGCCCTGGACGATCTGCCGGAGACCGCGGGCCAGGTGACGACGGCAGTGGCGATGGGCGATGCCCTGCTGGAGCGGCTACGGGCCTCGGGGCTGGGCTTCCGGGTGGCGGCCCGGCTCTGAGCGGAGGCGCGAGAGGGGGGACTGCCGCGGCGGCCGGTTCAGCCGGCCGCTTCCCGCAGTGCGCGCCGGCAGAGCGCGTCGGCCCTGCGGGTGGTCTCGGGCTGGCGGAACTCCCGCGTCAGCGCCAGTGTGTGGGCGCAGGCGGTCTCCAGCGTGGTGCGGTGCCCCAAGGAGACGAAGACCGGCTTGGTGCCGTCCCTGGTCCGCAGGGCCCGTCCGACCTCCTCCGTACCGTCCCGCAGCGCGGAGGAGTCGCCGCGCCTCGGGCCGGGCTGCTGGAACGCGAAGGTGAACGGGTTCTTGGCCACCCCGATGACCGGCAGACCCGTCAGCACCCCGAGGTGACTGGCGAGGCCGAACCGGCGGGGGTGGGCCACTCCGTACCCGTCGCAGACGACGAGACCGGGATCGGCCGAGAGCGACTCCAGCGCGGCCAGCACCGTCGGGATCTCCCGGAAGGCCAGCAGTCCGGGGACGTACGGGAAGGTGACCCGGCCCACGGCAGTGGCCTCCGCGACCACGTCGAGGGTCGCGGCGTCCAGCACCACGGCGGCCGCCACCACGAGGTCCCGCTCGTCGTCGTAGGCCACGTCCACCCCGGTGGCGTGGCCGGAACCGGGGGCCGGCCCGAAGTCCTCGGCCACCACGAGATCACGCAGCCGGTTCTGGACGGCACGTGCCTCGGCCGCATCGGCGGGCACGGCGAAGGTCGTCATGGCGGGTGAGTGTAGGGGGTCGGTGCGTGCGGCGGTGATCGACCGACTGGCGGGACCGGCGTCACGTGCTCGCGGACGCGGCGCCCGGCGCGGAACCTCAGTCCAGTGTCTGGACCAGTTCACTGCGCGTCGGGGTGTGCACCACGCGGCCGCGTGCTCCGTTGACGAGGGGCAGGTACGGCGGAACGTGCCCGCACTCGACGTCGGCGACGATCGGGACGTTCAGGGTGCGGAGGGCGTCCAGAACGGCCTGGTGCTGGGTGAGTGAGGGTGCGTCGGGCGCCGACGTCCTGCCGACGAGGATCGCGTTCGCCGCGTCGAAGAAGCCGGCCAGCCGCATCCCGTGCAGGTTCCGGCAGATGGTGAGGGCGTCGTCGCCGCACGCTTCGACGTAGACGAGGAGCCCGTCGGGGGCCTCGGCCCGTGCGAAGGCGGACGGGTCGAGGTAGGGCGTTCCCGCGATGTTGACCAGGGTCTCGATGCAGCCCCCGATCAGGCGTCCCTCGACGTCCACGTCACCGTCGCCGTCCAGCCTGGTCCACCCGCCGGGCGTGTCGAGCCGGTACGCGCTGACCTCGGGGTGGAGGGCGTAGTCGTCCCAGCCCGTGGCGCGGTGGCGGCCGGGCGGTCTCTGGGTGAACCGGTGCCCCTGCGGAGCGGCGGCGATGTCGAGCCACGAGAGGAGGCCCTCGGGCGTCTGGTAGGGCGTGTCCATCAGGTTGTTGCCGTGCAGGGTCGCCACCCCGGTGAGGAGGGTGAGCGGCGCCATGATCGTCGACATGTCGGAGTACCCGACGAGCCAGGTCGGCTCGGCGTCACGCAGCCGGTCCCGGTCGAGCAGGGGCAGCAGGTCGATCGCGGTCTCCCCGCCCCAGGGCGGCACCACCGCTCTGATGCCGGGGTCCGTCAGCATCTCCGTCAGTTCGGCGGCGCGGTCGGCGGCGGTGGCACTGACGTGGCCGGCACCGTCCATGCAGCGGCCGACGACCACCTCGTACCCCCGCGCCTCCACGACGCGCACGGCCACGTCGAGGCGCGCACGCAGCTCCTTCGGGACCCCGCTGGAAGGAGAGGTGACGCCGACGCGGTCACCGGGACGCAGAGGTGCTGGGTATCGAACGGACATGCCCCGGAGTGTGGCACGGCGCGACGACCGCACCCTCACGAGTTTCGGCACGTCCCGCTCGGCGGCGCTCTCCCGGGGCCCCGCCGACGGCCGCTGCGGCACGCGGGACGCGCCCCTCTCCGACCCGGCGGGGTCCGTGCCGCGTCCGGTCGGTACGGGCGGCGCGGCGGTGCGGGCATCGGGAAGGACGCTCGCTGCTGCCGGCGTTCCTGCCGGCGGCACCAAGGGCCCGCCCCACCACGCGGACCCGCTCTCCCGCGCCGTCCTCCGTCGACGTGCCGCGCGTTCACCACCCTCACCGCCCGCGGACACGGTGGTTCTCCGGCACGGTCCCGACCGGCCGCCAGAGGCGCGTACCGGCGGCGGCGCCCGGCCGGCCCGGCGCGTCCCCCGATGTCACGACTCTCCGTCGATGGGCTGTTAGCGGGCCTTGTCCGGGTGGCGGCCGGGCCGCGCGGCCCTTCGCGGCCCTGCTGCGGCCGGGTGGGCCCCGGCGCCATCGCGCCTGGTCATCGCCGCCCACCCGCGCGGGATGGGTGAGCGGTGACCGGGCAGGGGATCACCACCGGGGAGGTCGGCGGTGACGGACCTCACGCCCCGGGCCGGTGCACGGATCGCGACGTTCCGTCGTCTACTCCAGTGCCGGGGTCCGTTCGTCCAGCCGTGCGAGGGAGCAGGTCTTGTCCAGCCTCATCGAGCAGTCCGTACAGGCCCGCATGGTCGCCTCCGTCCCGCGGATGGCGACGCTGCCGGCCACACTGCGTTACGACCGCGAGAATCCGTTCGCCGTCCGGATGGCGTTCCCCGCCCGGGCCACGCTGGAGGGCAGCGACGTCTCGTGGGAGTTCTCCCGGGACCTCCTCGCGCGGGGTGTGGACGCGCCCGCCGGAGTCGGGGACGTACGGGTGCGGCCGTTCGGGCGGGAGCGGACCGCGCTGGAGTTCCACGCCGCCGAGGGCATCGCCATGGTGCATGTCCGTACCTCGGAGCTGCGCCGGTTCCTGAAGCGGGTGGAGGAGTCGGTACCGCTGGGCGACGAGTACCGTTTCCTGGACCTGGACCGTGGACTGGAGCAGCTGTTGGGCGACAGCCACTGACCGGAGCCTCTCCCGGCCGGTCGGCGGCCCGCACCACGGTGCCGGCGCGCCCCCTCCGGAGTCCCTCCCGGAAGGCCCCGGCGCGTGGGTCCGGCTCCGGCCAGGCTTGGCTGAGCACTTACCTGCGCTTAACCTACGGACACGTAACCTACGAAGCCGTAGGTAAAATCTCCCGTCCCCAGGAGCCCTTGTGACGAT
This window encodes:
- a CDS encoding 3-hydroxyacyl-CoA dehydrogenase NAD-binding domain-containing protein — encoded protein: MTESTTIRWEDDGTGVVTLVLDDPDQSANTMNQAFTRSVAAIADRAEAERENLRGIIVTSAKKTFFAGGDLKDMIKARPEDAQAVFDTGMAIKRSLRRIETLGIPVVAAINGAALGGGYEIALACHHRIALDAPGSRIGLPEVTLGLLPAGGGVTRTVRLMGIADALLKVLLQGTRYTPARALENGLVHDVAATREEMLAKARAFIDAHPESQQPWDVKGYRIPGGTPSHPRFAANLPAFPANLRKQLAGAPMPAPRNILAAAVEGSQVDFETAQTIESRYFTELVTGQVAKNMIQAFFFDLQAVNSGASRPVGVERRTVRKVAVLGAGMMGAGIAYSCARAGIEVVLKDVTTEAAARGKAYSEKLLAKALSRGRTTEAARDELLARITPTGDPADLAGCDAVIEAVFEDTSLKHKVFQEIQGIVAPDALLCSNTSTLPITVLAEGVTRPADFVGLHFFSPVDKMPLVEIIKGGATGDEALARAFDLVRQINKTPIVVNDSRGFFTSRVIGQFINEGVAMVGEGVEPASVEQAAAQAGYPAKVLSLMDELTLTLPRRIREETRRAIEESGGTWTPHPSDGVVDRMVEEFGRPGRSGGAGFYEYDESGRRGALWPGLREHFGKADAAVPFEDMKERMLFSEALDSVRCLEENVLVSVADANIGSIMGIGFPPWTGGVLSYVNGYEGGLPGFVARARELAERYGDRFLPPARLVEMAANGETFHD
- a CDS encoding acetyl-CoA C-acetyltransferase, producing the protein MSTEAFVYDAIRTPRGRGKANGALHGTKPIDLVVGLIHETLRRFPDLDPAAVDDIVLGVVSPLGDQGSDIARIAAIAAGLPDSVAGVQENRFCASGLEAVNLAAAKVRSGWEDLILAGGVESMSRVPMGSDGGAWAMDPMTSFETGFAPQGIGADLIATIEGFSRRAVDEYAALSQERAAEAWKEGRFGRSVVPVKDRNGLVVLDHDEHLRPGTTADSLASLKPSFATIGEMGGFDAVALQKYHWVERIDHVHHAGNSSGIVDGAALVAIGSQEVGERYGLTPRARIVSAAVSGSEPTIMLTGPAPATRKALAKAGLTIDDIDLVEINEAFAGVVLRFVRDMGIDLDKVNVNGGAIALGHPLGATGAMILGTVVDELERRDLRYGLVTLCVGGGMGVATVVERL
- a CDS encoding acyl-CoA dehydrogenase family protein; amino-acid sequence: MNRQIFAPEHDVFRETVRTFLAKEVLPHYEQWENDGIVSREAWRAAGRQGLLGLAVPEEFGGGGNDDFRYSAVLAEEFTRAGVSGLALGLHNDIVGPYLTRLSTPEQKRRWLPGFCSGETVTAIAMTEPGAGSDLQGIRTTAEDRGDHWLLNGSKTFISNGILADLVVVVARTAPEGGAKGLSLLVVERGAAGFERGRNLEKIGQKSQDTAELFFHDVRVPKENLLGELHGGFLHLMTNLAQERMGIAVAGIAAAEHLLEITTRYVKEREAFGRPLSKLQHVRFEIAEMATECAVTRTFLDRCIVEHADGTLDAVHASMAKWWATELQKRVADRCLQLHGGYGYMAEFPVARAYTDGRIQTIYGGTTEIMKEIIGRSLLS
- a CDS encoding CaiB/BaiF CoA-transferase family protein produces the protein MTATGNGPLAGVRVVELAGIGPGPFAAMLLADLGADVVRVDRPGGAVLGIDPARDLTNRNKRSVVLDLKTGAGASAVLALVERADILIEGYRPGVAERLGVGPDACLGRNPRLVYGRMTGWGQEGPLAQRAGHDISYLAPTGTLSMIGRPGEPPAVPANLLGDYAGGSLYLVVGVLAALQHARTPDGGGQVVDAAIVDGAAHLATMIHGMLAAGAWQDRRGSNLLDGGCPFYGTYATSDGEAMAVGPLEQRFYDEFSALLGLPDTVPDRADLARWEELRTAVADRFRTRTRAEWTEVFASTDACVAPVLSLREAPAHPHLAARATFVEHAGITQPAPAPRFSATPTAVRTAPALPGTGAQSVAAEWGVPDLLDERPEVSPDEG
- a CDS encoding saccharopine dehydrogenase NADP-binding domain-containing protein; the protein is MKRHHGSERPYDVVLYGATGFVGTLTAAYLAAHAPEGVRWALAGRSRGKLERLRAELAAGHPRRPEPALLVADADDPRALRELALSARAVATTVGPFLTYGNALVAACAGAGTDYLDLTGEAEFIDRTWLDHDALARETGARLVHACGFDSVPHDLGAYFTVRQLPAGVPLRVDAFVRTRAVFSGGTFASAVNAMGRGRQMLAVARERRAREPRLTGRRVRTPLGAPHFSAATGTWALPLPTVDPQIVGRSARALECYGPDFRYRHFASVKHLPVALGGTAGTAALVAAAQLPAARNWLTGRYRAGEGPDEARRKRSRFTVRFVGEGGGRRVFTEVSGGDPGYDETARMLGEAALCLALDDLPETAGQVTTAVAMGDALLERLRASGLGFRVAARL
- a CDS encoding endonuclease V, whose protein sequence is MTTFAVPADAAEARAVQNRLRDLVVAEDFGPAPGSGHATGVDVAYDDERDLVVAAAVVLDAATLDVVAEATAVGRVTFPYVPGLLAFREIPTVLAALESLSADPGLVVCDGYGVAHPRRFGLASHLGVLTGLPVIGVAKNPFTFAFQQPGPRRGDSSALRDGTEEVGRALRTRDGTKPVFVSLGHRTTLETACAHTLALTREFRQPETTRRADALCRRALREAAG
- a CDS encoding S66 peptidase family protein, with amino-acid sequence MSVRYPAPLRPGDRVGVTSPSSGVPKELRARLDVAVRVVEARGYEVVVGRCMDGAGHVSATAADRAAELTEMLTDPGIRAVVPPWGGETAIDLLPLLDRDRLRDAEPTWLVGYSDMSTIMAPLTLLTGVATLHGNNLMDTPYQTPEGLLSWLDIAAAPQGHRFTQRPPGRHRATGWDDYALHPEVSAYRLDTPGGWTRLDGDGDVDVEGRLIGGCIETLVNIAGTPYLDPSAFARAEAPDGLLVYVEACGDDALTICRNLHGMRLAGFFDAANAILVGRTSAPDAPSLTQHQAVLDALRTLNVPIVADVECGHVPPYLPLVNGARGRVVHTPTRSELVQTLD
- a CDS encoding SsgA family sporulation/cell division regulator; the encoded protein is MSSLIEQSVQARMVASVPRMATLPATLRYDRENPFAVRMAFPARATLEGSDVSWEFSRDLLARGVDAPAGVGDVRVRPFGRERTALEFHAAEGIAMVHVRTSELRRFLKRVEESVPLGDEYRFLDLDRGLEQLLGDSH